A single region of the Vicia villosa cultivar HV-30 ecotype Madison, WI linkage group LG4, Vvil1.0, whole genome shotgun sequence genome encodes:
- the LOC131594355 gene encoding zinc finger protein BRUTUS-like, with translation MATPLTGLQQHLDGGGVAVLSNLVSSSSTSNGGGVFNRSSISESPILIFSFFQKAIGNELDALHRLALAFATGNCSDIQPLSKRYHFLRSMYRHHSNAEDEVIFPALDKRVKNVAQTYSLEHKGESDLFDHLFELLNSSVDNDESFRRELASCTGALQTSLSQHMAKEQQQVFPLLIEKFSVEEQASLVWQFLCSIPVNMMAKFLPWLSASISPDESQDLRKCLRKIVPEEKLLQKVIFTWMEGRSSANTVENCVDHSQVQCSACPLAHQTEKIKCACESTVSGKRKYSESILDIPETMGSHPIDEILLWHNAIKNELNEIAVETRKIQHSGDYTNLSAFNERLQFIAEVFIFHSIAEDKVIFPAVDGDFSFFQEHVEEESQFNDFRSLIERILSEEATSSSEVELYSKLCSHADHIMETIQRHFHNEEVQVLPLARKHFSFKRQRELVYESLCMMPLKLIERVLPWFVGSLTEDEAEIFLKNIQLAAPAIDSALVTLFSGWACKARKNGQCLSSSASRFCPAKKIVRSSCACALSGKDCSLLAESDGTQRSAKRSISELHKNGDVSKTPENECAQKQCCGTRSCCVPALGVSSNNLGLSSLSAAKSLRSFTSSAPSLNSSLFIWETDSSSCDVGSAERPIDTIFKFHKAIRIDLEYLDIESGKLCDGDGATIRQFTGRFRLLWGLYRAHSNAEDDIVFPALESKETLHNVSHSYTLDHKAEEKLFEDISCALSELSVLHEALQRTHMSEDLSETNLGLSEVNDSDDIRKFNELATKLQGMCKSIRVTLDQHIFREELELWPLFGKHFTVEEQDKIVGRIIGTTGAEVLQSMLPWVTSALTQDEQNQMMDTWKQATKNTMFNEWLTECLIESPGSTSQTETSEHSTSQRGAEYQESLNLNDQMFKPGWKDIFRMNQNELESEIRKVYRDSTLDPRRKAYLVQNLMTSRWIAAQQKLPKSQSGESSNKQIEGCVPSFRDPEKQVFGCEHYKRNCKVRAACCGKLFTCRFCHDNNSSDHSMDRKATLEMMCMACMTIQPVGPICTTPSCNGLSMAKYYCSICKFFDDERNVYHCPFCNICRVGQGLGIDYFHCMKCNCCVGIKSVSHKCLEKGLEMNCPICCDDLFTSSATVRALACGHYMHSSCFQAYTCSHYTCPICSKSLGDMAVYFGMLDALLAAEQLPEEYRDRSQDILCHDCDRKGVSHFHWLYHKCGFCGSYNTRVIKSETTNSSCP, from the exons ATGGCGACTCCGTTAACGGGATTGCAACAGCACTTAGACGGCGGCGGAGTGGCCGTGCTGTCGAATCTCGTTTCCTCTTCTTCCACCTCCAATGGCGGCGGCGTATTCAACCGCTCCTCTATATCCGAATCGCCAATTTTGATTTTCTCGTTTTTCCAAAAAGCGATTGGGAACGAGCTCGATGCGTTGCACCGATTAGCTTTGGCGTTCGCTACCGGAAACTGCTCCGATATTCAACCTCTCTCCAAACGCTACCATTTCCTTAGATCGATGTATAGACACCATTCCAATGCTGAAGACGAG GTGATTTTTCCAGCTTTGGATAAGCGCGTGAAGAATGTAGCACAGACATATTCTCTTGAACATAAGGGTGAAAGTGATCTTTTTGACCATTTGTTTGAGTTGTTAAACTCTTCTGTTGATAATGATGAAAGTTTTCGAAGGGAGCTAGCATCCTGCACAGGAGCTCTGCAGACGTCTCTTAGTCAACACATGGCTAAGGAGCAACAACAA GTGTTTCCACTGCTTATTGAGAAGTTCTCAGTGGAGGAACAAGCATCTTTAGTTTGGCAGTTTCTTTGTAGTATTCCAGTGAATATGATGGCAAAATTTCTTCCATGGCTTTCAGCATCCATATCACCTGATGAATCTCAGGATTTACGTAAGTGCTTAAGAAAGATAGTGCCAGAAGAAAAGCTTCTTCAAAAG GTTATTTTCACCTGGATGGAAGGGCGGAGTAGTGCTAACACAGTTGAAAACTGTGTAGATCATTCTCAGGTTCAATGTAGTGCTTGTCCTTTAGCCCATCAGACTGAGAAAATAAAATGTGCGTGCGAGTCCACTGTATCTGGGAAAAGAAAATATTCTGAATCTATTCTAGATATTCCGGAGACAATGGGTTCGCATCCTATAGATGAAATATTGCTCTGGCATAATgctataaaaaatgagttaaatgAGATAGCAGTGGAGACCAGAAAGATACAACACTCTGGAGATTATACTAATCTGTCTGCTTTTAATGAAAGGTTGCAATTCATTGCTGAAGTTTTCATATTTCACAG TATTGCTGAGGACAAGGTTATTTTTCCGGCTGTGGATGGAgacttttctttctttcaggAGCATGTTGAAGAAGAAAGCCAATTTAATGACTTCCGATCTTTGATTGAAAGAATTCTAAGCGAAGAAGCAACATCTAGTTCAGAAGTTGAACTTTATTCCAAGTTGTGCTCACATGCTGATCATATAATGGAAACCATACAGAGGCATTTCCATAATGAAGAAGTTCAG GTTCTTCCACTTGCACGAAAGCACTTTAGCTTCAAAAGGCAGCGTGAACTAGTGTATGAAAGCTTGTGCATGATGCCTCTAAAATTGATTGAGCGTGTCCTACCATGGTTTGTTGGATCATTAACTGAAGATGAAGctgagatatttttgaaaaacatacAATTGGCAG CTCCAGCAATAGATTCTGCTTTAGTCACTCTCTTCTCTGGTTGGGCTTGCAAGGCTCGTAAAAATGGCCAGTGCTTGTCTTCAAGTGCATCACGCTTCTGTCCTGCTAAAAAAATTGTCCGGTCTTCCTGTGCTTGTGCATTGTCTGGTAAAGATTGCTCATTATTAGCTGAATCAGATGGGACCCAAAGATCAGCGAAGAGAAGCATATCTGAGTTGCACAAAAATGGAGATGTTTCAAAAACACCAGAAAATGAATGTGCTCAGAAACAATGTTGTGGTACCCGGTCTTGTTGTGTACCAGCGTTAGGGGTCAGCAGTAACAATTTGGGGCTGAGTTCACTTTCTGCTGCCAAGTCCTTACGGAGCTTCACTTCTTCCGCCCCATCTCTTAATTCCAGTCTTTTCATATGGGAAACTGATAGCAGCTCATGTGATGTTGGCTCTGCAGAAAGACCAATTGATACCATATTTAAATTCCATAAGGCTATACGCATAGATTTGGAGTATTTAGATATAGAATCTGGAAAGCTTTGTGACGGTGATGGAGCAACTATTAGGCAATTTACTGGAAGATTCCGTCTTTTATGGGGTTTATACAGAGCTCACAGTAATGCTGAAGACGATATAGTTTTTCCTGCATTGGAATCCAAAGAGACACTTCATAATGTGAGCCATTCTTACACACTGGATCATAAAGCAGAAGAAAAGTTATTTGAAGATATTTCTTGTGCTCTCTCTGAGCTTTCTGTCCTTCATGAAGCATTGCAGAGGACCCATATGTCAGAGGATTTAAGTGAAACTAATTTGGGATTGTCCGAAGTCAATGATAGTGATGATATCAGAAAGTTCAATGAGCTTGCAACTAAGCTTCAAGGGATGTGTAAATCTATACGAGTGACCCTGGATCAGCATATTTTCAGGGAAGAGCTCGAACTCTGGCCGTTGTTTGGGAAGCATTTCACCGTGGAAGAACAAGACAAGATAGTGGGTCGAATAATTGGAACTACAGGGGCCGAAGTTCTCCAATCAATGTTACCGTGGGTGACTTCTGCACTTACACAAGATGAACAGAACCAAATGATGGATACATGGAAACAAGCAACTAAGAATACAATGTTCAATGAATGGCTAACTGAATGCTTGATAGAGAGTCCCGGATCTACATCACAGACAGAAACATCAGAACATAGCACTTCTCAAAGAG GGGCTGAATATCAAGAAAGCTTGAACCTGAATGATCAGATGTTTAAGCCTGGTTGGAAAGACATATTCCGGATGAATCAGAATGAACTTGAGTCAGAAATCCGGAAAGTTTATCGTGATTCAACCCTTGACCCAAGGAGAAAGGCATATCTAGTGCAGAATCTGATGACAAG TCGTTGGATAGCTGCCCAACAGAAGTTACCTAAATCTCAATCTGGGGAATCGTCTAATAAACAAATAGAAGGGTGTGTACCTTCATTTCGGGACCCAGAGAAACAAGTATTTGGCTGTGAGCACTATAAGAGAAACTGCAAAGTTCGAGCTGCTTGTTGTGGGAAGTTATTTACATGCAGATTTTGTCATGACAACAATTCAAGTGATCACTCAATGGATAG AAAAGCAACATTGGAAATGATGTGTATGGCCTGCATGACTATACAGCCAGTTGGGCCCATATGCACAACGCCTTCTTGTAATGGACTTTCAATGGCAAAATACTACTGTAGCATTTGCAAATTTTTTGATGATGAAAG GAATGTTTACCATTGCCCATTTTGCAATATATGCCGTGTTGGACAAGGGCTTGGGATTGATTACTTTCATTGTATGAAATGTAATTGTTGTGTGGGGATAAAATCAGTGTCTCACAAGTGCCTGGAGAAAGGCTTAGAAATGAACTGCCCAATTTGCTGCGACGACTTGTTCACATCAAGTGCAACGGTCAGAGCTCTTGCTTGTGGGCATTACATGCATTCTTCTTGCTTTCAG GCATACACTTGCAGTCACTACACATGTCCAATCTGCAGCAAGTCGTTGGGAGATATGGCG GTTTACTTTGGTATGCTTGACGCGTTATTGGCTGCTGAGCAGCTTCCTGAAGAGTACAGGGACCGGTCTCAG GACATACTCTGTCATGACTGTGATCGAAAGGGAGTCTCACACTTCCACTGGTTATATCATAAATGTGGGTTTTGTGGTTCATATAATACTCGGGTGATCAAGAGTGAGACAACAAATTCCAGCTGCCCTTAA
- the LOC131594979 gene encoding putative F-box protein At3g17265 — translation MAGKCTSFYQELLEGLHICFSSRYVSKAVPVQQLPEEMIAEILKRLPVKMLVQCKSVCKSWARLLKDPIFINMHLRFNSPTHIILFNQHYMHSLFISLPLNPNPNSVLNTQPLRPPPCEREFSIEAYCNGLLLITVIHEKSIILWNPSISQYRVVPPSPFFENQRGFCRNFCAIGYNSSENDYKIITYTYFNRTNYLELLSLNSNSWKQLPDAENAPYNMKMLGQRPVSINDAIYLIACDKASYEVLREVFRMIIRIDLCQERVSVVSPPPNDTGLNIYWIGDINQSLCMRYYSNENYFHIWSTRDDINWVKLITVSNIPEPNLRGPRPCYVPLCFNENGELLIRILSYDTFHRRRHGLVAFDPNEQNYRGFVLQENTIWLEQTIYRDSLVFPDEPSNQTCSHSFSGSLKKMLIRFSHTILSRFACNATSRMRF, via the exons ATGGCAGGAAAGTGTACAAG TTTCTACCAAGAATTACTGGAAGGGTTACATATTTGTTTTTCAAGTAGATATGTTTCAAAAGCTGTTCCGGTTCAACAACTACCAGAAGAAATGATAGCTGAAATTCTAAAAAGATTACCTGTTAAAATGCTGGTCCAGTGTAAATCTGTATGTAAATCATGGGCCAGACTCTTAAAGGATCCAATTTTCATAAATATGCACCTTCGTTTCAATTCTCCCACGCACATCATTCTCTTTAATCAACACTATATGCATTCCTTATTTATATCTTTACCTCTTAACCCTAACCCCAACTCTGTTCTCAACACTCAACCACTTCGCCCTCCTCCATGCGAACGTGAATTCTCCATCGAAGCTTATTGCAATGGTTTATTGCTTATAACAGTAATCCATGAAAAATCTATCATTCTTTGGAACCCTTCTATTTCACAATACAGGGTGGTACCACCCTCACCATTCTTTGAAAATCAGCGTGGGTTTTGTAGGAATTTTTGTGCAATTGGTTATAATTCTTCTGAAAATGATTATAAAATTATCACATATACTTATTTTAATCGCACTAATTATTTGGAACTTCTATCTTTAAATTCCAATTCTTGGAAGCAGCTTCCAGATGCAGAAAATGCTCCTTATAACATGAAAATGCTTGGTCAACGACCTGTATCAATAAATGATGCCATATATTTGATTGCGTGTGATAAGGCATCCTATGAGGTGTTGCGCGAAGTATTCCGTATGATTATACGTATTGATTTATGTCAAGAGAGGGTTTCAGTCGTGTCACCACCACCAAATGATACTGGACTAAATATATATTGGATTGGTGATATCAACCAATCTCTCTGCATGCGTTACTATAGTAATGAGAACTACTTTCATATATGGTCTACACGGGATGATATCAATTGGGTAAAACTCATCACTGTTTCAAACATCCCTGAGCCTAATCTCAGGGGTCCAAGACCTTGTTATGTTCCTTTGTGTTTCAATGAAAATGGAGAACTACTGATAAGAATTCTTAGTTATGATACTTTTCATCGAAGAAGGCATGGTTTGGTTGCTTTTGATCCAAATGAACAAAACTATCGAGGATTTGTTTTGCAAGAAAACACAATATGGTTGGAACAAACTATTTACAGGGACAGTTTGGTTTTTCCTGATGAACCCTCAAATCAAACATGTTCTCATTCTTTTTCCGGTTCCCttaagaaaatgttgatcagATTTTCACACACCATCTTGAGTCGTTTCGCTTGTAATGCTACCTCTAGGATGAGGTTCTGA